The following proteins come from a genomic window of Deltaproteobacteria bacterium:
- a CDS encoding MFS transporter, with product MDTRESEGAQPSDNTRVVREARGLFAWILRFKTFEALRHPDYQLLWTSHVFSSMATWMDQVTRGWLIYELTNSSFQLGMVRGVQALPILLLSPIAGSTADRYSRKAQIMIAQVVDAILYGLLAILIFAGNIVPWHVYLTAVVMACVQTFQQPSRAALVSDAVPKESLTNAIGLNAMMFNVARITGPAIAGLIIAGWNTGGAYAVQAIFYVLAIIWTIKLRAEERAAAAGHGHSGHDEGFLRSIVEGWQYSWRNIEVRTGLLVTAFASLFIIPFNTLLPVFARDLLNVGAKGQGLLLTAMGIGALASSVLIATLGDRLPRGMVMLCGVGLYGLLVVGFAVCPWFSVALVLMALVGLCHVASHALVQTVIQTYSPREMRGRTTALFHMMQVILMIGGLIIGAFASWVGAQWAVALMSVAGTLSMLGIYLAIPRARYIR from the coding sequence ATGGACACGCGTGAAAGCGAAGGGGCGCAGCCGTCGGACAATACCAGAGTCGTGCGCGAAGCGCGCGGCTTGTTTGCTTGGATATTGCGCTTCAAGACGTTCGAAGCGCTGCGCCATCCGGACTATCAGTTGCTCTGGACGAGCCATGTGTTTTCTTCGATGGCGACCTGGATGGATCAGGTCACGCGCGGCTGGTTGATTTACGAACTGACTAATTCGTCGTTTCAACTGGGCATGGTGCGCGGTGTGCAGGCGCTGCCGATCCTTTTGCTCTCACCGATTGCCGGCAGCACGGCGGACCGTTATTCGCGCAAAGCACAGATCATGATCGCCCAGGTTGTCGATGCGATCCTTTACGGTTTGCTAGCGATTCTGATCTTTGCCGGCAACATCGTGCCCTGGCACGTGTATCTTACTGCGGTCGTCATGGCCTGCGTGCAGACGTTTCAACAGCCGTCGCGCGCCGCGTTGGTGTCCGATGCCGTGCCCAAGGAATCGTTGACTAACGCCATCGGTTTGAATGCGATGATGTTCAACGTCGCGCGCATCACCGGGCCGGCGATCGCTGGACTCATCATCGCCGGCTGGAACACCGGCGGCGCCTACGCCGTGCAAGCGATATTCTATGTGTTGGCGATCATCTGGACGATCAAGCTGCGCGCCGAGGAGAGGGCGGCGGCGGCAGGCCACGGCCACAGCGGCCATGACGAGGGTTTTCTGCGCAGCATCGTCGAAGGTTGGCAGTACAGTTGGCGCAACATCGAAGTGCGCACCGGTCTCCTGGTGACGGCCTTTGCTTCGTTGTTCATCATTCCGTTTAACACCCTGCTGCCGGTGTTCGCTCGCGACTTGCTCAACGTCGGCGCGAAAGGGCAGGGCTTGCTGCTTACCGCCATGGGCATCGGCGCGTTGGCCAGTTCGGTGTTGATCGCCACACTCGGCGATCGTCTGCCACGCGGCATGGTGATGTTATGTGGCGTGGGGCTCTACGGTTTGCTGGTCGTTGGCTTTGCTGTCTGTCCGTGGTTCTCCGTCGCCCTCGTGCTGATGGCCTTGGTTGGGCTTTGCCACGTGGCCTCCCATGCGTTGGTGCAAACGGTCATTCAAACCTACTCGCCGCGCGAAATGCGCGGCCGCACGACTGCGCTGTTTCACATGATGCAAGTGATCTTGATGATCGGCGGCTTGATCATCGGCGCATTTGCCTCGTGGGTGGGCGCGCAATGGGCGGTGGCGTTGATGAGTGTAGCGGGGACGCTCAGCATGCTAGGAATTTATTTGGCCATCCCTCGCGCGCGTTATATCCGCTGA
- a CDS encoding DUF4168 domain-containing protein, whose translation MRLAVRCVYNTAALNRATTRFRASREKAKGTTMHLHRVRNIALGLAVVSTLAASLPTTFSQEAPSTSSPQTVPTDRDLNAFARTYVGLQKIRANYQQSLDAVQEPEKKQEIVAEVNGKIASLLEKEGLSADRYNQIFALLSTDEKLRQKTLDLITQERSKSS comes from the coding sequence ATGCGCCTTGCGGTTAGGTGTGTTTACAACACAGCAGCCTTGAATCGAGCGACAACGAGGTTTCGCGCCAGTCGCGAAAAGGCGAAAGGGACAACTATGCACTTACATCGAGTTAGAAACATTGCGTTGGGACTAGCCGTCGTTTCGACGTTGGCGGCGTCCCTACCCACGACCTTTAGCCAAGAGGCACCGTCAACGAGCAGCCCGCAGACGGTGCCGACCGACCGTGACTTGAATGCCTTTGCGCGCACCTACGTTGGCCTGCAAAAAATCCGCGCAAATTATCAGCAGAGTCTCGACGCGGTCCAGGAGCCGGAAAAAAAACAAGAGATCGTCGCCGAAGTCAATGGCAAAATCGCCAGTCTGCTCGAGAAAGAAGGATTGAGCGCCGACCGCTACAATCAAATCTTCGCGCTGCTCAGCACCGATGAAAAACTCAGGCAGAAAACTTTGGACTTGATCACGCAGGAGCGCAGCAAGTCTTCGTAG
- a CDS encoding bifunctional alpha,alpha-trehalose-phosphate synthase (UDP-forming)/trehalose-phosphatase produces MDNNGAAKRIVLVSNRLPFTVEESSGTVAFKESAGGVATGLQALLQPSKLPDIGQAEYLWIGWPGDAVSPKLRGYVKAEAQARFHAYPVFLSPDLVEAFYAGFCNKTIWPLFHYFPLYARYEPEFWEHYRRVNQAFCDAALEVLKPGDLLWIHDYHLMLLPELIRAQMPPLSIGFFLHIPFPHYEVFRLLPAPWRREILTGLLGADVIGFHTFDYAQYFLRCVLRVLGHEHQMGKLLVQDRTVKAGTFPMGVPFDKFSAAAASAGVAGERATLQQTLAGSRVILSIDRQDYSKGILHRLLGFETLLELYPAWRGRVTLLMVVVPSRIGIEDYERMKKEIEERVGQINGRFGSVGWTPILYQYRAQSFDALVALYALADVALITPLRDGMNLIAKEYVACRRDQTGVLVLSEMAGAARELGEAILINPNNRQEIAQALLEALEMPEEEQRRRMEIMQSRLQRYDLARWAADFLSELQAARPNRDRVFAKLLGDTERKALIEAYRNSRARLLLLDYDGTLVSLTPEPKSAKPGPALLDVLLRLGATKENRLVIVSGRDRATLQRWFGALPIGLVAEHGAWVRSRTACWRASQSAGADWKSKLLPILQLYSDRLPGAFVEEKELSLVWHYRRADAEQGMVMARELTDDLLNFTGNIDVQVVQGSKTVEVRNSGISKANAVRQLSVDRPSDFVLAIGDDLDDEELFAMLPKDAWSIRVGIARTLARFNLREPREVESLLGQLAELEPVA; encoded by the coding sequence ATGGACAACAACGGCGCCGCCAAACGCATCGTGCTGGTGTCAAACCGCTTGCCCTTCACGGTGGAGGAGAGTAGCGGCACCGTCGCGTTCAAGGAGAGCGCCGGCGGTGTCGCCACCGGCCTGCAAGCATTGCTGCAGCCCTCGAAGCTGCCCGACATTGGCCAGGCCGAGTATCTCTGGATCGGTTGGCCGGGCGATGCGGTCAGTCCCAAGTTGCGCGGCTACGTGAAGGCCGAAGCGCAGGCGCGCTTTCATGCCTATCCGGTGTTTCTCTCTCCCGACCTCGTCGAAGCGTTCTACGCGGGTTTTTGTAACAAGACGATCTGGCCGTTGTTTCATTATTTCCCGCTCTATGCGCGCTACGAGCCGGAATTCTGGGAGCACTATCGCAGAGTCAACCAGGCGTTTTGCGATGCCGCCCTGGAGGTGCTCAAGCCGGGCGATCTCTTGTGGATTCATGACTACCATCTGATGCTGTTGCCGGAGTTGATTCGCGCGCAGATGCCGCCATTGTCCATCGGCTTTTTTCTCCATATTCCGTTTCCGCATTACGAAGTGTTTCGTCTGTTGCCGGCGCCATGGCGCCGTGAAATTCTCACCGGCTTGTTGGGAGCCGACGTCATCGGCTTTCATACCTTCGACTACGCGCAATACTTTCTGCGCTGCGTCCTGCGTGTCCTCGGGCACGAACACCAAATGGGCAAGCTGCTGGTCCAAGACCGCACTGTAAAGGCGGGCACGTTTCCGATGGGCGTGCCCTTCGACAAGTTTAGCGCAGCGGCGGCGAGCGCTGGGGTGGCGGGAGAGAGAGCGACCCTGCAACAAACCCTGGCGGGCAGCCGCGTGATTCTGTCGATCGACCGCCAAGACTATTCAAAGGGAATTCTGCATCGGCTCCTCGGCTTTGAAACGCTGCTCGAACTGTATCCGGCGTGGCGCGGACGAGTCACGTTGTTGATGGTGGTGGTGCCGTCGCGCATCGGTATCGAAGACTACGAGCGCATGAAAAAGGAAATCGAAGAGCGCGTCGGCCAGATCAACGGCCGCTTTGGCAGCGTCGGCTGGACGCCGATTCTCTATCAGTACCGGGCGCAATCCTTCGACGCGTTGGTCGCCCTCTACGCGCTCGCCGACGTGGCTCTAATCACGCCGCTGCGCGATGGCATGAATTTGATCGCCAAAGAATATGTCGCCTGCCGGCGCGACCAAACCGGTGTCTTGGTATTGAGCGAAATGGCCGGCGCGGCGCGCGAATTGGGCGAGGCGATCTTGATCAATCCGAACAATCGCCAGGAGATTGCCCAGGCGTTGCTAGAAGCGTTGGAGATGCCGGAGGAGGAACAGCGCCGGCGCATGGAAATCATGCAAAGCCGTTTGCAGCGCTACGACCTGGCGCGCTGGGCGGCCGACTTTTTGAGCGAGCTGCAAGCGGCGCGGCCTAACCGTGACCGCGTTTTCGCCAAGCTCCTGGGCGACACTGAGCGCAAAGCGCTGATCGAGGCCTACCGCAACAGCCGTGCGCGACTGCTTTTGCTCGACTATGACGGCACGCTAGTGTCGCTTACGCCAGAGCCCAAGTCGGCGAAACCCGGACCGGCTTTGCTCGATGTGCTGCTGCGGCTCGGCGCCACCAAAGAAAATCGCCTGGTGATCGTCAGTGGCCGCGACCGGGCAACGCTGCAAAGATGGTTCGGTGCGCTGCCGATCGGTTTGGTCGCGGAACATGGCGCCTGGGTCAGGTCGCGAACCGCCTGTTGGCGCGCCTCACAGAGCGCCGGCGCGGATTGGAAAAGCAAGCTGCTGCCGATCTTGCAGCTCTACAGCGACCGCTTGCCGGGGGCATTCGTCGAAGAAAAAGAACTGTCGTTGGTCTGGCACTATCGCCGCGCTGACGCCGAGCAAGGGATGGTCATGGCGCGCGAGCTGACCGATGATTTGCTCAACTTCACCGGCAATATCGATGTGCAAGTGGTCCAGGGCAGCAAGACGGTGGAAGTGCGCAACTCCGGCATTAGCAAAGCCAACGCAGTGCGGCAACTCTCGGTGGATCGGCCCAGCGACTTTGTGCTGGCCATCGGCGACGACCTCGACGACGAAGAGCTATTCGCGATGCTGCCCAAGGATGCCTGGTCGATCCGCGTCGGCATTGCGCGCACCCTGGCGCGCTTCAACTTGCGGGAGCCGCGCGAGGTGGAGAGTCTGCTCGGCCAGCTCGCGGAGCTTGAGCCAGTGGCGTGA